One genomic region from Pseudomonas sp. R5-89-07 encodes:
- a CDS encoding DUF4105 domain-containing protein, whose protein sequence is MRRINAWLLAGAVLLCADAAQASLQLRLNTDGLSPAEQQASQALLDEAMSALPPRFIEQLDRRIDVGWTDKMPENAYGQASLVSELDLNRNLLVSLTDGSAATQKTNRPHGTVRREMLATVLHELTHIYDRARLWSKDERALIQRCSRQNNITGLIGLPDQCRGQNDRRFTLSDDPRLLDLAGWPQYVGRRGEREQHNNQVVRSPDIYETTSPLEFVAVNMEYFLLDPSYACRRPALARYYKEHFGWAPPGQDTCGNTYAFLNAGNDFAKTPLGQIDPERVYEIDYLLAEANQNLVSRWGHSMLRLVICAPGRPRGPDCRLDLDQHLVLSYRAFVGDVQLSSWDGLVGKYPSRLFVLPLAQVIDEYTKTELRGLASVPLKLNRQEINDTVEHAAEMHWSYDGNYFFISNNCAVESLKLLRSGSANPQLTGLDNITPNGLLEVLSARGLADTSVLDDKREALRLGYHFDSFRERYQAMFDVLRKRLPIKQTQVEDWLSLNAQERRQWFGQADLRTSAALLLLEQASYRKQLMLAQDEVKQRYLNARELKNGGMEKANNTLQQILANSGFLSRPAELLDSGGYGLPQPSEAKRLESESAERQKQLQSLTGDLDKEVRALLDPSRAAEIAACEGNLKQMGEHLRALHKAAGGLELP, encoded by the coding sequence GTGAGGCGCATCAACGCCTGGCTCCTGGCCGGAGCGGTGCTACTGTGCGCCGATGCCGCCCAGGCCAGCCTGCAACTGAGGCTCAACACCGATGGCTTGAGCCCGGCCGAACAGCAGGCCAGCCAGGCATTGCTCGATGAAGCGATGAGCGCCTTGCCGCCGCGCTTCATCGAGCAACTGGACCGCCGCATTGACGTCGGCTGGACCGACAAGATGCCTGAAAACGCTTATGGCCAGGCCTCCCTGGTGTCCGAACTGGACCTCAACCGAAACCTGCTCGTCAGCCTGACCGACGGCAGCGCCGCCACGCAGAAAACCAATCGCCCCCACGGCACCGTGCGCCGCGAAATGCTCGCCACCGTGCTGCATGAACTGACCCACATCTATGACCGTGCGCGCCTGTGGTCCAAGGACGAGCGGGCGCTGATCCAGCGCTGCAGCCGCCAGAACAACATCACCGGTTTGATTGGCTTGCCCGATCAGTGTCGCGGCCAGAATGACCGTCGCTTCACGCTCAGTGACGATCCACGCCTGCTGGACCTCGCCGGCTGGCCGCAATACGTCGGCCGTCGCGGCGAACGTGAACAGCACAACAACCAGGTGGTTCGCAGCCCGGACATCTACGAAACCACCAGCCCGCTGGAATTCGTCGCGGTCAACATGGAGTACTTCCTCCTCGACCCCAGCTACGCCTGCCGCCGTCCCGCGCTGGCGCGCTATTACAAGGAACACTTCGGCTGGGCGCCGCCTGGGCAGGATACATGTGGCAATACCTACGCTTTCTTGAACGCCGGCAATGATTTTGCCAAGACACCGCTGGGCCAGATCGACCCGGAACGCGTATACGAAATCGACTATCTGCTCGCCGAAGCCAATCAGAATCTGGTGAGTCGCTGGGGCCATAGCATGCTGCGTCTGGTGATCTGTGCCCCCGGCCGCCCTCGCGGGCCGGACTGCCGGCTGGACCTGGATCAGCACCTGGTCTTGTCCTACCGCGCCTTCGTCGGCGACGTACAGCTGTCGAGCTGGGACGGCCTGGTGGGCAAATACCCGTCACGGCTGTTCGTATTGCCGCTGGCCCAAGTCATCGACGAATACACCAAGACCGAACTGCGTGGCCTGGCGTCAGTGCCTCTGAAGCTCAACCGCCAGGAAATCAACGACACCGTCGAACATGCCGCTGAGATGCACTGGAGCTACGACGGCAACTACTTCTTTATTTCCAACAACTGCGCGGTAGAAAGCTTGAAGCTGTTGCGCAGTGGCAGCGCCAACCCGCAACTGACCGGCCTGGACAACATTACCCCCAACGGCTTGCTGGAAGTGCTCAGCGCACGTGGGCTGGCCGACACCAGCGTACTCGATGACAAGCGCGAGGCGCTGCGCCTGGGTTATCACTTCGACTCGTTCCGCGAGCGCTACCAGGCGATGTTCGATGTACTGCGCAAGCGGCTGCCGATCAAGCAGACCCAGGTCGAAGACTGGCTGTCGCTGAACGCACAGGAACGCCGCCAATGGTTCGGCCAGGCCGATTTGCGTACCAGCGCCGCGTTGCTGTTGCTGGAGCAAGCCAGCTACCGCAAACAGTTGATGCTCGCCCAGGACGAAGTCAAACAGCGTTACCTCAATGCCCGGGAGCTGAAAAACGGCGGCATGGAGAAGGCCAACAACACCTTGCAGCAAATCCTCGCCAACAGCGGCTTCCTCAGCCGCCCGGCCGAGCTGCTCGACAGTGGCGGCTACGGCTTGCCGCAACCGTCAGAGGCCAAGCGGTTGGAATCGGAAAGTGCCGAGCGCCAGAAGCAACTGCAATCGCTGACCGGCGACCTGGATAAAGAGGTGAGGGCGCTGCTCGATCCTTCCCGCGCGGCCGAGATTGCCGCTTGCGAAGGCAACCTCAAGCAAATGGGTGAACACCTGCGGGCGCTGCACAAAGCGGCCGGCGGCCTCGAACTGCCCTGA
- a CDS encoding DUF2388 domain-containing protein: protein MRSPLIVAALGLLFLADVAQAQTLKATSNIIVRASARTIDFTSDTTTSIRDSKIVREAHDDAASFVATNGEIRGAQLEAAFDTLRTRVPEARDASDQTLAEAILAL, encoded by the coding sequence ATGCGTAGCCCGTTGATCGTCGCCGCCCTCGGCCTGCTGTTTTTGGCTGATGTGGCACAGGCGCAAACCCTGAAGGCCACCAGTAACATCATCGTGCGTGCTTCGGCGCGCACCATTGATTTCACCTCGGACACCACCACCTCCATCCGCGACTCCAAGATCGTGCGTGAAGCCCACGATGATGCCGCCAGCTTCGTCGCCACCAACGGCGAGATCCGTGGTGCGCAGCTCGAAGCGGCCTTCGACACTTTGCGCACCCGCGTCCCAGAAGCCCGTGATGCCAGTGACCAGACGCTCGCCGAAGCTATTCTCGCTCTGTGA
- a CDS encoding DUF2388 domain-containing protein gives MAFSNRLLIVPVMFCACSAPLAWAFDVSVQSTVVSVYATSKVTSAPFDNKMVRLAKDDAAAFIATDGQWRGARLESALDYLRHTQPKLHASDLELAQAILVQ, from the coding sequence ATGGCTTTTTCAAACCGTCTGTTGATCGTTCCTGTGATGTTCTGCGCCTGCTCGGCACCATTGGCTTGGGCCTTTGATGTTTCAGTTCAGAGCACCGTTGTCAGCGTGTACGCCACCAGCAAGGTGACCTCTGCGCCGTTCGACAACAAGATGGTACGGCTCGCCAAGGATGATGCTGCCGCTTTCATTGCCACTGACGGCCAATGGCGGGGCGCACGCTTGGAGTCCGCGCTGGATTACCTGCGCCACACCCAGCCAAAACTTCATGCAAGCGACCTTGAACTGGCGCAGGCAATTCTCGTCCAATAA
- a CDS encoding DUF2388 domain-containing protein codes for MSRLRLLCTAALLAVAANANASSLIVTTDSIVGALKATSDATSDATSSLRDNKVVQAARDDAASFVASEGAIRGVKLESALAQIRQQAPQLNTATDAQLAQAILAI; via the coding sequence ATGTCCCGTCTTCGCCTGCTGTGCACTGCCGCCCTGTTGGCCGTTGCTGCCAACGCCAACGCGAGCAGCCTGATCGTGACCACCGACTCGATCGTTGGCGCACTGAAAGCCACTTCCGATGCCACTTCCGATGCCACGTCGTCCTTGCGCGACAACAAAGTGGTGCAAGCTGCCCGTGACGACGCGGCCAGCTTTGTAGCCAGCGAAGGCGCCATCCGCGGCGTGAAGCTGGAAAGCGCCCTGGCACAGATCCGTCAACAAGCGCCGCAATTGAACACCGCCACCGACGCTCAATTGGCCCAGGCCATCCTGGCGATCTAA
- a CDS encoding DUF1127 domain-containing protein, whose translation MERTLSSELFFEEKAVNTQASLPLRVLANLMLWQRRISSRHQLARLDSRLLADAGISEAQRYEELSKPFWR comes from the coding sequence ATGGAACGTACACTCAGTTCCGAACTGTTCTTCGAAGAAAAAGCTGTCAACACCCAGGCTTCCCTGCCTCTGCGCGTTCTTGCCAACCTGATGTTGTGGCAGCGCCGCATCTCCAGCCGCCACCAATTGGCTCGCCTGGATTCGCGTCTGCTGGCTGACGCCGGTATCAGCGAAGCTCAACGCTACGAAGAGCTGAGCAAGCCGTTCTGGCGCTGA
- a CDS encoding acetyl-CoA hydrolase/transferase family protein encodes MYRDRIRLPSLLNKVMSAADAAALIEDGMTVGMSGFTRAGEAKAVPHALAERAKTSPLKITLMTGASLGNDLDKQLTEAGVLSRRMPFQVDSTLRKAINAGEVMFIDQHLSETVEQLRNNQLKLPDIAVIEAVAITELGHIVPTTSVGNSASFAIFAKQVIVEINLAHNPNLEGLHDIYIPSYRPTRTPIPLVKVDDRIGSPAIPIPPEKIVAIVITNQADSASTVTPPDADTQGIANHLINFLKQEVDAGRMTNKLGPLQAGIGNIANAVMCGLIDSPFEDLTMYSEVLQDSTFDLIDAGKLSFASGSSITLSERRNADVFGNLEHYKDKLVLRPQEISNHPEVVRRLGIIGINTALEFDIYGNVNSTHVCGTRMMNGIGGSGDFARNAHLAIFVTKSIAKGGAISSVVPMVSHVDHTEHDVDILVTEVGLADLRGLAPRERARVIIDNCVHPAYRDALNNYFDAACAIGGHTPHILREALSWHINLEETGHMLKA; translated from the coding sequence ATGTACCGTGATCGTATCCGCTTGCCTTCGTTGTTGAACAAGGTCATGAGCGCGGCAGACGCCGCTGCACTGATCGAGGACGGCATGACCGTCGGCATGAGCGGCTTCACCCGTGCCGGTGAAGCCAAGGCCGTGCCCCACGCCCTGGCCGAACGCGCCAAGACTTCGCCGCTGAAAATCACCCTGATGACCGGCGCCAGCCTGGGTAACGACCTGGACAAGCAGTTGACCGAAGCCGGCGTGCTGTCACGCCGCATGCCATTCCAGGTGGACAGCACGCTGCGCAAGGCGATCAATGCGGGCGAGGTGATGTTTATCGACCAGCACCTATCGGAAACCGTCGAGCAACTGCGCAACAACCAGCTCAAGTTGCCGGACATCGCGGTGATCGAAGCCGTTGCGATCACCGAGCTGGGGCATATCGTGCCCACTACCTCGGTGGGTAACTCGGCCAGCTTCGCGATTTTCGCCAAACAAGTGATCGTCGAGATCAACCTGGCGCACAACCCGAACCTGGAAGGGCTGCACGACATCTATATCCCCTCCTACCGGCCAACGCGCACCCCGATTCCGCTGGTTAAAGTCGACGACCGCATTGGCAGCCCGGCTATTCCGATCCCGCCCGAGAAGATCGTCGCCATTGTCATCACCAACCAGGCCGATTCTGCGTCCACCGTGACGCCACCCGACGCCGATACCCAAGGCATCGCCAATCACCTGATCAACTTTCTGAAACAGGAAGTAGACGCCGGGCGCATGACCAACAAGCTCGGCCCGCTGCAGGCCGGCATCGGCAATATCGCTAACGCGGTGATGTGCGGCTTGATCGACTCGCCGTTCGAAGACCTGACCATGTATTCGGAAGTGTTGCAGGACTCGACGTTCGACTTGATCGACGCCGGCAAGCTGAGCTTCGCCTCCGGCAGCTCGATTACCCTGTCGGAACGGCGCAACGCCGATGTGTTCGGCAACCTTGAGCACTACAAGGACAAACTGGTGCTGCGCCCGCAGGAGATCTCCAATCACCCTGAAGTGGTACGTCGCCTGGGCATTATTGGGATCAACACCGCGCTGGAGTTCGATATCTACGGCAACGTTAACTCCACCCATGTCTGCGGCACGCGAATGATGAACGGTATCGGCGGTTCCGGGGACTTTGCGCGCAATGCGCACCTGGCGATCTTCGTGACCAAGTCGATTGCCAAAGGCGGTGCCATTTCCAGCGTGGTGCCAATGGTGAGCCATGTGGACCACACCGAGCATGACGTAGATATCCTGGTGACCGAGGTGGGCCTGGCTGACTTGCGTGGCCTGGCGCCACGAGAGCGCGCTCGGGTGATCATCGACAACTGTGTGCACCCGGCGTATCGCGACGCGCTGAACAATTACTTCGACGCCGCCTGTGCGATCGGCGGGCATACCCCGCACATCCTGCGCGAAGCACTGAGCTGGCACATTAACCTGGAAGAAACCGGCCACATGCTGAAGGCTTGA
- a CDS encoding NAD(P)(+) transhydrogenase (Re/Si-specific) subunit beta, protein MSMNLVTTLYLIASICFIQALKGLSHPTTSRRGNLFGMLGMALAVLTTVGLIYKLGAELATAGIGYVIVGLLIGGTAGSIMAKRVEMTKMPELVAFMHSMIGLAAVFIAIAAVVEPQSLGIVKHLGDSIPAGNRLELFLGAAIGAITFSGSVIAFGKLSGKYKFRLFQGAPVQFGGQHKLNLVLGLLTLGLGLTFMFTGNLTAFAVMLALAFVLGVLIIIPIGGADMPVVVSMLNSYSGWAAAGIGFSLNNSMLIIAGSLVGSSGAILSYIMCKAMNRSFFNVLLGGFGNTPDAGAATGSKEARPVKSGSADDATFLLTNADTVIIVPGYGLAVARAQHALKELTEKLTHRGVTVKYAIHPVAGRMPGHMNVLLAEAEVPYDQVFEMEDINSEFGQADVVLVLGANDVVNPAAKNDPNSPIAGMPILEAFKAKTIIVNKRSMASGYAGLDNELFYLDKTMMVFGDAKKVIEDMVKAVE, encoded by the coding sequence ATGAGCATGAACCTCGTCACGACGCTCTACCTGATTGCGTCGATCTGTTTCATCCAAGCCCTCAAGGGCCTCTCGCACCCGACCACTTCGCGGCGCGGCAACCTGTTCGGCATGCTCGGCATGGCGCTGGCGGTGCTCACCACCGTTGGCCTCATCTATAAGCTCGGCGCTGAGCTGGCAACCGCCGGTATCGGCTACGTAATCGTCGGCCTGCTGATCGGCGGCACCGCCGGCTCGATCATGGCCAAGCGCGTAGAAATGACCAAGATGCCGGAGCTGGTCGCCTTCATGCACAGCATGATCGGCCTGGCAGCGGTATTTATCGCCATCGCGGCTGTCGTCGAGCCGCAATCGCTGGGCATCGTCAAACACCTGGGCGACTCGATTCCTGCCGGCAACCGCCTGGAACTGTTCCTTGGCGCGGCGATTGGTGCAATCACCTTCTCCGGTTCGGTGATCGCCTTCGGCAAGCTGTCGGGCAAGTACAAGTTCCGCCTGTTCCAGGGTGCACCGGTACAGTTCGGTGGCCAGCACAAGCTCAACCTGGTGCTGGGCCTGCTGACCCTGGGCCTGGGGCTGACGTTCATGTTCACCGGCAACCTCACTGCTTTCGCAGTGATGCTGGCCCTGGCTTTCGTGCTGGGCGTGCTGATCATCATCCCGATCGGTGGCGCTGATATGCCGGTCGTGGTGTCGATGCTCAACAGCTACTCTGGCTGGGCGGCGGCGGGGATTGGCTTTTCGCTGAACAACTCGATGCTGATCATCGCCGGCTCCCTGGTGGGCTCCAGCGGCGCGATCCTCTCGTACATCATGTGCAAGGCGATGAACCGCTCCTTCTTTAATGTACTGCTCGGCGGTTTCGGCAATACGCCGGATGCCGGTGCAGCGACAGGCTCCAAGGAAGCGCGCCCGGTGAAGTCCGGCTCGGCCGACGACGCCACCTTCCTGCTGACCAACGCCGACACCGTGATCATCGTGCCGGGCTATGGCCTTGCCGTGGCCCGGGCGCAACACGCGCTCAAGGAATTGACCGAGAAGCTGACTCATCGCGGCGTGACGGTGAAGTACGCGATCCACCCGGTGGCGGGCCGTATGCCAGGGCACATGAACGTACTGCTGGCCGAGGCAGAAGTGCCTTACGACCAGGTGTTCGAGATGGAAGACATCAACTCCGAGTTCGGCCAGGCCGATGTGGTACTGGTGCTGGGCGCCAACGACGTGGTCAACCCGGCCGCCAAGAACGACCCGAACTCACCGATCGCCGGCATGCCGATCCTCGAGGCGTTCAAGGCCAAGACCATCATCGTCAACAAGCGTTCGATGGCCAGCGGCTACGCGGGCCTGGATAACGAGTTGTTCTACCTGGACAAGACCATGATGGTCTTCGGCGATGCCAAGAAGGTCATCGAAGATATGGTCAAGGCCGTCGAATAA
- a CDS encoding NAD(P) transhydrogenase subunit alpha has product MEELISPGIYNLIIFVLAIYVGYHVVWNVTPALHTPLMAVTNAISAIVIVGAMLAAALTVTPLGKTMGTLAVALAAVNVFGGFLVTRRMLEMFKKKAPKVKEEAPK; this is encoded by the coding sequence ATGGAAGAGCTTATCTCCCCCGGTATCTACAACCTGATCATCTTTGTGCTGGCGATTTATGTCGGTTACCACGTGGTCTGGAACGTGACACCCGCACTGCACACGCCGTTGATGGCGGTGACCAACGCCATTTCGGCCATCGTGATCGTCGGCGCGATGCTCGCCGCGGCCCTCACGGTGACGCCGCTGGGCAAAACGATGGGCACCCTGGCCGTGGCGCTGGCGGCCGTCAACGTATTTGGTGGCTTTCTGGTCACCCGGCGCATGCTTGAGATGTTCAAGAAAAAAGCCCCGAAAGTAAAAGAAGAGGCGCCAAAGTAA
- a CDS encoding Re/Si-specific NAD(P)(+) transhydrogenase subunit alpha has translation MHIGVPLETQTGETRVAATPETIKKLIGQGHKVTVQSGAGIKASIVDSAYETAGATIGGANDAFGAELILKVVAPSDSELALINSGTVLVGMLNPFSNETIAKLAERDITAFALEAAPRTSRAQSLDVLSSQANIAGYKAVLLAAHHYPRFMPMLMTAAGTVKAARVLILGAGVAGLQAIATAKRLGAVIEASDVRPAVKEQIESLGAKFVDVPYETDEERECAVGVGGYARPMPTSWMQRQALAVHERAKQADIVITTALIPGRKAPTLLSAETVAQMKPGSVVIDLAAAQGGNCPLTVADQVVVENGVIICGPTNLAGAVAADASALYARNLLDFLKLVFTKEGQFEINLEDDIVAACLMCRDGQVIRKNA, from the coding sequence GTGCACATTGGTGTTCCTCTCGAAACCCAGACCGGTGAAACGCGGGTGGCTGCCACCCCGGAAACCATCAAGAAGCTGATCGGCCAGGGCCATAAGGTCACTGTACAAAGCGGCGCAGGCATTAAAGCCAGCATCGTCGACAGTGCCTATGAAACGGCAGGCGCAACCATTGGCGGCGCCAACGATGCGTTTGGCGCCGAATTGATCCTCAAGGTGGTCGCCCCGAGCGACAGCGAACTGGCGCTGATCAACAGCGGCACCGTATTGGTGGGCATGCTCAACCCGTTCAGCAACGAAACCATCGCCAAGCTTGCAGAACGCGACATCACGGCCTTCGCTCTCGAAGCTGCGCCACGCACTTCGCGAGCCCAGAGCCTGGATGTGCTGTCCTCACAGGCCAACATCGCCGGCTATAAAGCCGTCTTGCTGGCGGCCCATCACTACCCGCGCTTCATGCCGATGCTGATGACCGCTGCAGGTACCGTGAAAGCGGCCCGTGTGCTGATCCTCGGCGCCGGCGTCGCAGGTCTGCAGGCCATCGCAACAGCGAAACGCCTGGGTGCAGTGATCGAAGCCTCTGACGTACGCCCGGCCGTAAAGGAACAGATTGAATCCCTCGGCGCCAAGTTCGTCGACGTGCCTTACGAAACCGATGAGGAACGCGAATGCGCAGTCGGCGTCGGCGGTTATGCACGTCCGATGCCTACCAGCTGGATGCAGCGCCAGGCCCTGGCGGTACATGAGCGCGCCAAGCAAGCCGACATCGTTATCACCACCGCATTGATCCCCGGCCGCAAGGCACCCACCTTGCTCAGCGCCGAAACCGTCGCACAGATGAAGCCCGGCTCGGTGGTCATTGACCTCGCGGCAGCACAGGGCGGTAACTGCCCGCTGACCGTCGCCGATCAAGTCGTGGTGGAAAACGGTGTGATCATTTGCGGCCCGACCAACCTGGCCGGTGCCGTGGCAGCCGATGCATCGGCGTTGTATGCACGCAACCTGCTGGACTTCCTGAAACTGGTATTCACCAAGGAAGGGCAGTTTGAAATCAACCTCGAAGACGACATCGTCGCCGCGTGCCTGATGTGCCGCGACGGCCAAGTCATCCGCAAAAACGCCTAA
- a CDS encoding LysR family transcriptional regulator has product MRRKIPSTTALISFEAAARHESFTKAALELSITQGAICRQIASLEEFLSVELFRRSRRGVKLTEAGLSYSRRVATQLDAVERDTLSVMGQQGANVIELAVVPTFGTQWLIPRLKDFQQQHPEVTVNLTNRTRPFLFADTEFDAAIYFGDADWSGTHSHRLMGENPVPVCSPCLLGERAHFTPQEISELPLLQQTTRPYAWRQWFNAQQLSIARDMTGPRYELFSMLSQAAMHDMGIALIPPFLIQRELKEKRLVIASNQTLRSDKAYYLMIPERKVESASLHAFRDWLIVQSQRYNSNV; this is encoded by the coding sequence ATGCGCAGGAAAATCCCCAGCACTACCGCACTCATTAGCTTTGAAGCAGCGGCCCGCCACGAGAGCTTCACCAAGGCGGCGCTGGAGCTTTCCATCACCCAAGGCGCGATCTGCCGACAGATCGCCAGCCTTGAAGAGTTTTTGAGTGTCGAGCTGTTTCGACGCTCGCGGCGCGGGGTAAAGCTGACCGAGGCCGGACTGTCCTATAGCCGCAGAGTGGCGACGCAACTGGATGCAGTGGAGCGCGACACCCTCTCCGTCATGGGCCAGCAGGGCGCGAACGTCATCGAACTGGCAGTGGTACCTACGTTTGGCACTCAGTGGCTGATCCCGCGCTTGAAAGACTTTCAACAGCAGCACCCGGAAGTGACCGTCAACCTGACCAACCGCACGCGCCCCTTCCTGTTTGCCGACACCGAATTCGACGCCGCGATCTACTTCGGCGATGCCGACTGGTCCGGCACACACTCTCATAGGCTCATGGGCGAAAACCCTGTCCCCGTCTGCAGCCCATGCTTGCTCGGCGAACGCGCGCACTTCACTCCACAGGAAATTTCCGAACTGCCTCTGCTGCAGCAGACAACGCGCCCTTATGCCTGGCGTCAGTGGTTCAACGCCCAGCAGCTGAGCATCGCGCGCGACATGACAGGCCCGCGTTACGAGCTATTCTCAATGCTGTCTCAGGCGGCAATGCATGACATGGGCATCGCGTTGATCCCACCCTTCTTGATTCAGCGAGAGCTGAAAGAGAAACGACTGGTGATCGCGAGCAACCAAACCCTGCGCAGCGACAAGGCTTATTACCTGATGATCCCGGAGCGAAAGGTCGAATCCGCCTCCTTGCACGCGTTCCGAGATTGGCTGATTGTTCAATCGCAGCGCTACAACTCCAATGTTTAA
- a CDS encoding acyl-CoA dehydrogenase, producing the protein MAGKASFNWIDPLLLDQQLTEEERMVRDSAEQFAQDKLAPRVLEAFRHEKTDPAIFREMGETGLLGAMIPEQYGGSGLNYVSYGLIAREVERVDSGYRSMMSVQSSLVMVPINEFGTEAQKQKYLPKLASGEWIGCFGLTEPNHGSDPGAMITRARKVEGGYSLTGAKMWITNSPIADVFVVWGKDDAGDIRGFVLEKGWKGLSAPAIHGKVGLRASITGEIVMDNVFVPEENIFPDVRGLKGPFTCLNSARYGISWGALGAAEFCWHTARQYTLDRQQFGRPLAATQLIQKKLADMQTEITLALQGCLRLGRMKDEGTAAVEITSIMKRNSCGKSLDIARMARDMLGGNGISDEFGVARHLVNLEVVNTYEGTHDVHALILGRAQTGLQAFY; encoded by the coding sequence ATGGCTGGCAAGGCAAGCTTCAACTGGATCGATCCACTGCTGCTGGATCAACAACTCACCGAAGAGGAGCGCATGGTGCGTGACAGTGCCGAGCAGTTCGCTCAGGACAAGTTGGCTCCTCGTGTGCTTGAAGCTTTCCGCCATGAAAAGACCGACCCCGCGATCTTCCGCGAAATGGGCGAAACCGGTTTGCTGGGCGCGATGATCCCCGAGCAATACGGCGGCAGCGGCTTGAACTACGTCAGTTACGGGTTGATTGCCCGCGAAGTCGAGCGTGTCGATTCCGGTTATCGCTCGATGATGAGTGTGCAGTCCTCGTTGGTGATGGTGCCGATCAATGAATTCGGGACCGAAGCGCAAAAGCAGAAATACCTGCCGAAATTGGCCTCCGGCGAATGGATCGGCTGCTTCGGTCTCACCGAGCCCAATCATGGTTCGGATCCAGGCGCGATGATTACCCGTGCACGTAAAGTGGAGGGTGGCTACAGCCTGACCGGCGCGAAGATGTGGATCACCAACAGCCCGATCGCCGATGTATTTGTGGTCTGGGGTAAGGATGACGCCGGCGACATACGTGGTTTTGTCCTGGAAAAGGGCTGGAAGGGCCTGAGCGCTCCGGCGATTCACGGCAAGGTTGGCCTGCGGGCTTCCATCACCGGCGAGATTGTGATGGATAACGTATTTGTTCCGGAAGAAAACATCTTTCCGGATGTGCGTGGCTTGAAAGGTCCTTTTACTTGCCTGAATTCGGCGCGATACGGCATCTCTTGGGGAGCGCTGGGAGCTGCCGAGTTCTGCTGGCATACCGCGCGTCAGTACACCCTGGACCGTCAGCAGTTCGGTCGGCCATTGGCCGCCACGCAATTGATCCAGAAGAAGCTGGCCGACATGCAGACCGAGATCACGCTGGCGCTGCAAGGCTGCCTGCGTCTTGGGCGGATGAAGGATGAAGGGACTGCAGCGGTGGAGATTACGTCGATCATGAAGCGCAACTCTTGCGGCAAGTCCCTGGATATCGCGCGCATGGCTCGAGACATGCTCGGTGGCAACGGCATCTCCGACGAATTCGGGGTGGCGCGGCATTTGGTCAACCTGGAAGTGGTCAATACCTACGAAGGTACGCATGACGTGCATGCCCTGATCCTGGGGCGCGCGCAAACCGGTCTTCAGGCCTTCTATTAA